In the genome of Chlamydia trachomatis A/HAR-13, one region contains:
- the cdsR gene encoding SctR family type III secretion system export apparatus subunit CdsR: MRLIVRIFFFLCILSAPYSFASTCSAAQGASSCLPCATAPQQELPASPEKTEKPFRCPSYRPTVEAQHLLPPQEDLSSGAFSETYPDLTTQAVILLFLALSPFLVMLLTSYLKIIITLVLLRNALGVQQTPPSQVLNGIALILSIYVMFPTGVAMYNDAKKGIESSAVPRDLFSAEGAETVFVALNKSKEPLRSFLIKNTPKPQIQSFYKISQKTFPPELRQQLTPSDFMIIIPAFIMGQIKNAFEIGVLIYLPFFVIDLVTANVLVAMQMMMLSPLSISLPLKLLLVVMVDGWTLLLEGLMISFK; encoded by the coding sequence ATGCGATTGATTGTTCGAATTTTCTTCTTTCTCTGCATTCTTAGCGCTCCCTATAGCTTCGCCAGTACTTGTTCCGCAGCACAAGGCGCCTCTTCTTGCCTTCCGTGCGCGACCGCTCCTCAGCAAGAACTTCCAGCATCTCCAGAAAAAACTGAAAAGCCTTTTCGTTGTCCATCTTATCGACCAACGGTAGAAGCTCAACACCTGCTACCTCCTCAAGAAGATCTTTCCTCCGGAGCCTTTTCAGAAACGTATCCAGATTTGACTACGCAAGCCGTTATCCTTCTATTTCTTGCGTTATCTCCTTTCCTGGTTATGCTCCTGACCTCCTATTTAAAAATCATTATTACACTAGTTCTCCTTAGAAATGCTTTGGGAGTACAACAAACACCTCCTAGCCAAGTCCTCAATGGGATTGCTCTCATTCTATCGATCTACGTTATGTTCCCTACAGGAGTAGCTATGTATAATGATGCTAAAAAAGGTATCGAGTCGAGTGCTGTCCCTCGAGATCTTTTTTCTGCAGAAGGAGCTGAAACAGTATTTGTTGCTTTGAACAAATCGAAAGAACCTCTGCGATCTTTCCTTATTAAAAACACACCTAAACCTCAGATCCAAAGCTTTTACAAAATTTCACAAAAGACTTTCCCTCCAGAACTTCGCCAACAATTAACGCCTTCTGACTTCATGATCATCATTCCTGCTTTCATCATGGGACAGATTAAAAATGCTTTTGAGATCGGAGTCTTGATTTACCTCCCTTTCTTTGTCATCGATTTGGTCACGGCAAACGTCCTAGTTGCTATGCAAATGATGATGCTTTCCCCTCTATCCATCTCTCTCCCTCTTAAACTGCTCCTTGTAGTGATGGTAGACGGATGGACCTTGCTACTAGAAGGGTTGATGATTAGCTTTAAATAA
- the cdsJ gene encoding SctJ family type III secretion inner membrane ring lipoprotein Cds, with protein sequence MFRYTLSRSLFFILALFFCSACDSRSMITHGLSGRDANEIVVLLVSKGVAAQKVPQAASSTGGSGEQLWDISVPAAQITEALAILNQAGLPRMKGTSLLDLFAKQGLVPSEMQEKIRYQEGLSEQMATTIRKMDGIVDASVQISFSPEEEDQRPLTASVYIKHRGVLDNPNSIMVSKIKRLVASAVPGLCPENVSVVSDRASYSDITINGPWGLSDEMNYVSVWGIILAKHSLTKFRLVFYFLILLLFILSCGLLWVIWKTHTLISALGGTKGFFDPAPYSQLSFTQNKPAPKETPGAAEGAEAQTASEQPSKENAEKQEENNEDA encoded by the coding sequence ATGTTTCGTTATACTCTTTCTCGATCCTTATTTTTTATTTTGGCTCTTTTCTTCTGCTCGGCTTGCGATAGTCGTTCCATGATTACACACGGCTTGTCAGGACGTGATGCTAATGAAATCGTAGTGCTTCTAGTCAGTAAAGGGGTCGCTGCACAGAAAGTTCCCCAAGCAGCGTCCTCAACAGGAGGATCTGGAGAACAACTCTGGGATATTTCGGTTCCTGCAGCACAAATTACAGAGGCTCTAGCTATTCTGAACCAAGCTGGGCTTCCAAGAATGAAAGGAACCAGCCTTCTTGATCTATTCGCTAAACAAGGGCTGGTCCCTTCTGAAATGCAAGAAAAAATCCGCTACCAAGAAGGTCTTTCAGAACAAATGGCTACGACCATTAGAAAGATGGACGGTATCGTCGATGCGAGCGTACAGATTTCCTTTTCTCCTGAAGAAGAAGATCAACGGCCGCTAACAGCCTCTGTATATATCAAACACAGAGGGGTATTAGACAACCCTAACAGTATTATGGTGTCTAAGATTAAACGTTTAGTTGCGAGTGCTGTCCCAGGACTATGTCCCGAGAACGTTTCCGTAGTCAGTGACCGAGCTTCTTATAGTGACATTACTATTAATGGCCCTTGGGGACTCTCCGATGAAATGAATTATGTTTCTGTATGGGGGATCATTCTAGCTAAGCATTCCCTTACTAAATTCCGCCTTGTTTTCTATTTCTTAATTCTCCTTCTCTTCATTCTTTCCTGTGGGCTACTCTGGGTCATTTGGAAAACACACACACTGATTTCTGCTCTGGGTGGAACAAAAGGATTCTTTGATCCTGCTCCTTACTCACAGCTCTCTTTCACTCAGAATAAGCCAGCTCCAAAAGAAACTCCTGGAGCAGCAGAAGGTGCAGAAGCGCAAACCGCTTCGGAACAACCCTCTAAAGAAAACGCAGAAAAACAAGAAGAGAATAACGAGGACGCTTAA
- the cdsL gene encoding SctL family type III secretion system stator protein CdsL: MKFFSLIYKDQEVVPNKKVLSPDAYTAVLTAQELLEKTQEDCEAYTQNTHEECAKLREEAKNQGFQEGSKAWSKQLAFLITETQAMREQIKASLVPLAIASIKKILGKELETKPETVVSIISESLKDLTQNKRIVIHINPQDLAIVEQHRPELKKLVEYADVLLLSPKASVSPGGCIIETETGIVNAQLDVQLAALEQAFSAILKHKKPADASTTDQPQSKKD, translated from the coding sequence ATGAAATTTTTCAGTTTAATATATAAAGACCAAGAGGTCGTCCCTAATAAAAAAGTTCTCTCCCCAGACGCCTATACTGCGGTGTTAACTGCCCAAGAACTTCTGGAGAAAACACAAGAAGATTGTGAAGCTTATACACAGAATACTCATGAAGAATGCGCAAAGCTAAGGGAAGAGGCTAAGAATCAAGGCTTCCAGGAAGGAAGCAAAGCTTGGAGCAAACAGCTCGCCTTTCTTATTACAGAAACACAAGCGATGCGAGAACAGATTAAAGCCTCCCTCGTGCCTTTAGCGATTGCTAGCATCAAAAAGATCCTCGGCAAGGAATTAGAAACTAAACCAGAAACTGTGGTTTCTATCATTTCAGAGTCTTTAAAAGACCTCACGCAGAATAAACGGATTGTCATCCACATCAATCCTCAGGATCTCGCCATTGTCGAACAACATCGTCCTGAGTTAAAAAAACTCGTGGAATATGCAGATGTGCTTTTACTCTCTCCCAAAGCCAGTGTATCCCCTGGAGGTTGTATCATTGAAACAGAGACCGGAATTGTAAATGCTCAGCTTGATGTGCAACTCGCTGCCCTGGAACAAGCTTTCTCTGCCATCCTAAAACATAAAAAACCTGCGGACGCCTCTACAACAGATCAGCCTCAAAGCAAGAAAGACTAG
- the cdsT gene encoding type III secretion system protein CdsT encodes MATLPEVLSGLGSSYIDYIFQKPADYVWTVFLLLAARILSMLSIIPFLGAKLFPSPIKIGIALSWMGLLLPQVIQDSTIVHYQDLDIFYILLIKEILIGVLIGFLFSFPFYAAQSAGSFITNQQGIQGLEGATSLVSIEQTSPHGIFYHYFVTIVFWLAGGHRIILSVLLQSLEIIPLHAVFPESMMSLRAPMWIAILKMCQLCLIMTIQLSAPAAVAMLMSDLFLGIINRMAPQVQVIYLLSALKAFMGLLFLTLAWWFIVKQIDYFTLAWFKEIPTMLFGAHPPKVL; translated from the coding sequence ATGGCTACGCTTCCCGAGGTTCTTTCAGGGCTCGGCTCTTCCTATATCGATTATATATTCCAAAAGCCAGCCGATTACGTTTGGACTGTCTTTCTTTTGCTAGCGGCACGCATATTATCTATGCTGTCGATCATCCCGTTCTTAGGAGCTAAACTATTCCCGTCACCAATTAAAATTGGGATAGCGCTCTCTTGGATGGGATTGCTGCTACCTCAGGTGATACAAGACTCTACGATCGTCCACTACCAAGACCTAGATATTTTCTATATCCTTCTTATTAAGGAGATTTTGATTGGCGTACTCATCGGCTTTCTGTTCTCTTTTCCCTTCTATGCTGCCCAGTCTGCAGGATCCTTTATTACCAACCAGCAAGGGATACAAGGATTAGAAGGTGCTACCTCTCTCGTATCTATAGAACAAACTTCTCCTCACGGGATCTTTTATCATTATTTTGTGACTATCGTTTTCTGGCTCGCAGGAGGACATCGTATTATCCTTTCTGTTCTTTTACAATCGCTTGAGATCATCCCTCTTCATGCTGTTTTCCCTGAGAGCATGATGTCGCTACGAGCTCCTATGTGGATCGCGATATTAAAAATGTGCCAATTGTGCTTGATTATGACCATACAGTTGAGCGCTCCAGCAGCGGTGGCTATGCTTATGTCAGATTTATTCCTAGGGATCATCAACCGAATGGCTCCTCAGGTACAAGTCATCTACCTACTTTCTGCACTGAAAGCCTTTATGGGATTGTTATTCCTAACACTGGCTTGGTGGTTCATTGTGAAACAAATTGATTATTTCACTCTGGCATGGTTCAAAGAAATCCCTACTATGCTCTTCGGAGCTCATCCTCCTAAAGTTTTGTGA
- the cdsS gene encoding SctS family type III secretion system export apparatus subunit CdsS, translating to MLMLATSFKSILFEYSYEALLLILIISAPPIILASVVGIMVAIFQAATQIQEQTFAFAIKLVVIFGTLMITGGWLCSMILRFAAQIFQNFYKWK from the coding sequence ATGCTGATGCTTGCAACAAGTTTCAAATCGATTTTGTTTGAATATTCATATGAAGCCCTCTTATTAATTCTGATCATTTCAGCTCCTCCTATTATTTTGGCTTCTGTCGTTGGGATTATGGTGGCTATTTTCCAAGCAGCAACACAAATTCAGGAGCAAACTTTCGCTTTTGCTATTAAGCTTGTTGTCATTTTCGGAACGTTAATGATTACTGGAGGCTGGCTGTGTAGCATGATTTTACGGTTTGCTGCGCAGATTTTCCAAAATTTTTACAAATGGAAGTAG